A genomic region of Canis aureus isolate CA01 chromosome 16, VMU_Caureus_v.1.0, whole genome shotgun sequence contains the following coding sequences:
- the ENPP7 gene encoding ectonucleotide pyrophosphatase/phosphodiesterase family member 7, producing MGRLAVLLALALAALLAPGAGAPVGRKGTRNKLLLVSFDGFRWNYDQDVHTPNLDAMALDGVKARYMTPAFVTMTSPCHFTLVTGKYIENHGVVHNMFYNTTSKVKLPYHATLGVQRWWDNGSLPIWITAQKQGLRTGSFFYPGGNVTYQGLAVTLSRKEGALHNYKDEVEWKANIDTVMKWFTEEGLDLVTLYFGEPDSTGHKYGPESQQRKDMVMQVDRTVGYLRDSIRRSGLEDSLNLIVTSDHGMSTVNKTAQDLVEFHKFPNFTFKDIEFELLDYGPNGMLLPKEGMLEKVYEAIKDAHPKLHVYKKESFPASLHYARNPRITPLLMYSDPGYVIHGRVNVQFNNGEHGFHNDVMDMKTIFRAVGPNFKRGLEVEPFESVHVYELMCKLLGIVPEANDGLLSTLLPMIQETSNRPVSTPPPTLQGTSSRTASTPPPTLQGTSSRTASTPAGSALLPSGQPPLVMGMLVAVILLAKVA from the exons ATGGGGCGCCTGGCGGTCCTCCTGGCCCTGGCTCTGGCCGCCCTCCTGGCTCCGGGGGCAGGGGCTCCAGTGGGCAGGAAGGGCACCCGCAACAAGCTGTTGCTGGTGTCCTTTGATGGTTTCCGCTGGAACTACGACCAGGACGTGCACACCCCGAACCTGGACGCCATGGCGCTGGACGGGGTGAAGGCCCGCTACATGACCCCGGCCTTCGTCACCATGACCAGCCCCTGCCACTTCACCCTGGTCACCG GCAAATACATCGAGAACCACGGGGTGGTGCACAACATGTTCTACAACACCACCAGCAAGGTGAAGCTGCCCTACCACGCCACGCTGGGCGTCCAGCGGTGGTGGGACAACGGCAGCCTGCCCATCTGGATCACAGCCCAGAAGCAG GGCTTGCGGACGGGCTCCTTCTTCTACCCTGGCGGGAATGTCACCTACCAAGGCCTGGCGGTGACGCTGAGCCGGAAGGAAGGCGCTCTGCACAACTACAAAGATGAGGTGGAATGGAAGGCCAACATCGACACGGTGATGAAGTGGTTCACGGAGGAGGGGCTGGACCTGGTCACACTCTACTTTGGGGAGCCCGACTCCACAGGCCACAAGTACGGCCCCGAGTCCCAGCAGAGGAAGGACATGGTGATGCAGGTGGACAGGACCGTGGGCTACCTCCGTGACAGCATCAGGAGGAGTGGCCTGGAGGACAGCCTCAACCTGATTGTCACGTCCGACCACGGCATGAGCACCGTCAACAAGACCGCCCAGGACCTGGTGGAGTTCCACAAGTTCCCCAACTTTACCTTCAAGGACATCGAGTTCGAGCTCCTGGACTACGGGCCAAATGGGATGCTGCTCCCCAAGGAGGGGATGCTGGAGAAGGTGTACGAGGCCATCAAGGATGCCCACCCCAAGCTCCACGTCTACAAGAAGGAGTCCTTCCCCGCGTCCCTCCACTACgccaggaaccccaggatcacccccctgCTCATGTACAGTGACCCCGGCTACGTCATCCATGGG AGAGTGAACGTCCAGTTTAACAACGGGGAGCACGGTTTTCACAACGATGTCATGGACATGAAGACCATCTTCCGGGCCGTGGGCCCCAACTTCAAGAGAGGCCTGGAGGTGGAGCCGTTCGAGAGCGTCCATGTGTACGAGCTCATGTGCAAACTGCTGGGCATCGTGCCCGAGGCCAACGATGGGCTCCTGAGCACACTGCTGCCCATGATTCAGGAAACCAGCAACAGGCCCGTCAGCACCCCGCCGCCCACGCTCCAGGGAACCAGCAGCAGGACGGCCAGCACCCCGCCGCCCACGCTCCAGGGAACCAGCAGCAGGACGGCCAGCACCCCCGCAG GGTCTGCCCTCCTTCCAAGTGGCCAGCCCCCTTTGGTGATGGGAATGCTGGTGGCTGTGATTCTTCTGGCCAAGGTCGCATAA